From one Oncorhynchus clarkii lewisi isolate Uvic-CL-2024 chromosome 6, UVic_Ocla_1.0, whole genome shotgun sequence genomic stretch:
- the LOC139411302 gene encoding MAP kinase-activating death domain protein-like isoform X10, translated as MEKKKMCPRLLDYLVVVGARQPSTDTGSQTPQLLRRYPLEDHPDFPLSPDVVFFCQPEGCQSIRQRRVSLRDDASFVFALTDKDSGITRYGICVNFYRSFQRGGHRRDKAGSGGTAAQTAEATSEGSDGSGGCPTASTLPAPASADTTATSTPGTEPGPPGGEPNAGRSPRHKRSTAKMVNRNRDSTLTSLCMISHYPFFSTFRECLYILKRMVDCCSHRLTQRAGLPRGTQRDTMWRVFTGALLVEEKGSQLLADLREIESWVYRLLRSPVPVAGQRRVDVEVLPHEMQPSLTFALPDNSRFSMVDFPLHLPLELLGVDACLMVLSCILLEHKVVLQSRDYNALTMSVMAFVAMIYPLEYMFPVIPLLPTCMASAEQLLLAPTPYIIGVPASFFLYKSDFKMPDDIWLVDLDCNKVKAPTNAEHLPPLPEPESTELKKHLKQALASMSLNTQPILNLEKFQEGQELPLLPPGQNKASPSSTEFNPLIYGNDVDSVDVATRVAMVRFFNSPNVLQGFQMHTRTLRLFPRPVVAFQATSFLASRPRRSGFAEKLSHTQAVEYYGEWALNPTNLAFQRIHNNVYDPSLIGDKGKWYAHQLQPVFYRVYDSSSQLAEAMSGPLEDEANDSDPTDDSSDSEAGYDDSSSSYSSLGDLVNEMIKCDIQGDTPNLDPPTHAALGDASEVEFQDFQEFKGEGPLPQEKALPEGGDGPPEPPDGQALRSSSSTTASSSPSTIIQGVNNEQAEPVEMEALASAALQNPAPGLGVLPFSRPPPDAAPVGPANKKGEYDNPYFEPQYGFPAEEDPEAEDQEETYTPRFNQNLNGNKAQRLLRPSSLKLPGESDGEGDSRNSSPNSTISNNSSDGFGGLMSFASNLYKNHGTSFSLSNLSVPNKGGLREKAAGAGPFPNLKVFGLNSLMEIITEAGPGSGEGGARGPPRALVDQKSSVIKHSPTVKRESPSPQGRANNTSENQQFLKEVVQSVLEGQGVGWLNMKKVRRLLENEQLRVFVLSKLNRAVQSEEDVRQEVIRDVEISRKVYKGMLDILKCTVSSLEHSYTNAGLGGMASVFVLLEIARTHYQTKVDPEKRKRSPSDSASSPGSKGSPSPRMEGTKPPGLLPVPRLQLPHPTSGGKGTRHFDTRSLNEENFIASIELWSRHHEKDKQKAMEKQQRAEGAKKQHPELTDMEEKKSQISADSGLSITSGSQKSDTESVTSTEPPVLTRSTSQDSEASTVISNSSGETLGADSDLSSTAGEGLGGRQAPHLNLSRGTLSDSEIETNPATSSVFGKTQKMKSGVKEANAKLVPVLAKGPPAQPLEDISMRIYLCDGLLGRDKSSMWDQLEDAAMETFSLSKERSTLWDQVQFWEDAYLDAVMLEREGMGMDQGPQEMIDRYLSLGDHDRKRLEDDEDRLLATLLHNMIAYMLMVKVSKNDIRKKVRRLMGKSHIGLSHSQEINECLDKLANLNGRELSIRPSGSRHIKKQTFVVHAGTDTTGDIFFMEVCDDCIVLRSNIGTVYERWWYEKLINMTYCPKTKVLCLWRRNGQETQLNKFYTKKCRELYYCVKDSMERAAARQQSIKPGPELGGEFPVQDMKTGEGGLLQVTLEGINLKFMHSQVFIELNHIKKCNTVKGVFVLEEFVPETKEVVIHKYKTPMAHQICYSVLCLFSYVAAVKGKEAEGKSKLLSPRPLPS; from the exons ATGGAGAAAAAGAAAATGTGCCCCCGTCTGCTGGACTACCTGGTGGTGGTCGGAGCCAG GCAGCCCAGCACTGATACCGGGTCCCAGACCCCCCAGCTCCTTCGACGCTACCCGCTGGAGGACCACCCGGACTTCCCCCTGTCCCCGGATGTGGTCTTCTTCTGTCAGCCTGAGGGATGCCAGAGCATCCGGCAGCGCCGGGTCAGCCTGCGTGACGACGCCTCCTTCGTCTTCGCACTCACTGATAAAGACTCGGGCATCACGCGCTACGGCATCTGCGTCAACTTCTACCGCTCCTTCCAGCGTGGGGGGCACCGCCGTGACAAGGCAGGTAGTGGTGGAACGGCGGCACAGACAGCGGAAGCGACCAGCGAGGGTTCCGATGGCAGCGGTGGCTGCCCCACTGCCTCCACGTTGCCGGCACCTGCCAGTGCCGACACAACAGCCACGTCCACGCCAGGCACGGAGCCGGGACCGCCCGGTGGTGAGCCAAATGCCGGCAGGTCCCCTCGGCACAAACGCAGCACTGCCAAAATGGTCAATCGGAACCGCGACAGCACGCTGACCTCGCTGTGCATGATCAGCCACTACCCCTTCTTCTCCACCTTTAGGGAGTGCCTGTACATCCTCAAGAGAATGGTGGACTGCTGCAGCCACAGGTTGACCCAGCGCGCCGGCCTGCCACGCGGAACTCAGAG GGACACCATGTGGCGCGTGTTCACGGGGGCCCTGTTGGTTGAGGAGAAGGGCAGCCAGCTGCTGGCTGACCTGCGGGAGATCGAGTCCTGGGTCTACCGCCTCCTGCGCTCTCCGGTGCCCGTGGCGGGCCAACGGCGCGTAGATGTGGAGGTGCTGCCCCACGAGATGCAGCCGTCACTCACCTTTGCCCTGCCCGACAACTCTCGCTTCTCCATGGTGGACTTTCCCCTGCACCTGCCCCTGGAGTTGCTGGGTGTGGATGCCTGCCTCATGGTGCTCAGCTGCATCCTGCTGGAGCACAAG GTGGTCCTCCAGTCGCGGGACTACAATGCCCTGACCATGAGTGTCATGGCGTTTGTAGCCATGATCTACCCCCTGGAGTACATGTTCCCTGTCATTCCTCTACTGCCCACCTGCATGGCCTCCGCTGAACAG CTTCTCCTTGCCCCCACCCCTTACATCATAGGTGTGCCTGCCAGCTTCTTCCTCTACAAATCCGATTTCAAAATGCCCGACGACATTTGGCTCGTGGACCTGGACTGTAACAAG GTCAAAGCACCCACCAATGCAGAGCACCTACCCCCTCTTCCCGAGCCGGAATCCACAGAACTCAAGAAACACCTGAAACAG GCCCTGGCCAGCATGAGTCTCAACACCCAACCCATTCTGAACCTGGAGAAGTTCCAGGAGGGCCAGGAGTTACCCCTGCTCCCCCCCGGCCAGAACAAGGCGTCGCCCTCCTCCACCGAGTTCAACCCCCTCATCTACGGCAACGACGTGGACTCTGTGGATGTGGCCACCAG GGTTGCCATGGTGCGGTTCTTCAACTCCCCCAACGTGCTCCAGGGTTTCcagatgcacacacgcacgctgCGCCTTTTTCCCCGGCCTGTGGTGGCTTTCCAGGCCACGTCCTTCCTGGCCTCGCGGCCCCGCCGCTCAGGCTTCGCTGAGAAGCTGTCGCACACCCAGGCCGTGGAGTACTACGGCGAGTGGGCTCTCAACCCCACCAACCTGGCCTTTCAGAGGATCCACAACA ACGTGTATGACCCATCTTTGATCGGAGACAAGGGCAAGTGGTACGCCCACCAGCTGCAGCCGGTGTTCTACCGCGTGTACGACAGCAGCTCCCAGCTGGCCGAGGCCATGAGCGGACCCCTAGAGGATGAGGCTAATGACTCGGACCCCACAGAcgaca GCAGCGACAGCGAGGCTGGCTACGACGACTCCAGCTCTTCCTACTCGTCACTTGGAGACTTGGTGAACGAAATGATCAAATGTGACATCCAAGGGGACACGCCAA ACCTGGATCCCCCTACCCACGCTGCCCTGGGAGATGCCAGCGAAGTGGAGTTCCAGGACTTCCAGGAGTTCAAGGGAGAGGGTCCCCTCCCTCAAGAGAAGGCACTGCCCGAGGGGGGCGATGGACCTCCTGAACCTCCTGATGGACAAGCCCTCCGCTCGAGCTCCAGCACAACcgccagctccagccccagcacAATCATCCAGGGAGTCAACAAT GAGCAGGCAGAACCAGTGGAAATGGAGGCGTTGGCCAGTGCAGCTCTACAGAACCCTGCCCCGGGATTGGGCGTTCTGCCCTTCTCCAGACCTCCTCCAGACGCTGCCCCTGTGGGACCAGCCAATAAGAAGGGAGAGTACGACAACCCCTACTTTGAGCCTCAGTATGGCTTCCCTGCTGAGGAGGACCCTGAGGCAGAAGACCAAGAGGAGACGTACACGCCCCGGTTCAACCAGAACCTCAACGGCAACAA AGCCCAACGCCTCCTGAGGCCCAGCAGCCTAAAGCTGCCCGGAGAGTCGGACGGAGAGGGCGACTCCCGCAACAGTTCTCCAAATTCCACCATCTCCAACAACAGCAGCGATGGCTTTGGGGGCCTCATGTCCTTTGCTA GTAATCTGTACAAGAACCACGGCACCAGCTTCAGCCTCTCCAACCTGTCTGTACCCAATAAGGGGGGGCTGAGGGAGAAGGCCGCTGGGGCTGGGCCCTTCCCCAATCTCAAAG TATTTGGACTAAATTCTCTAATGGAGATAATTACAGAGGCCGGCCCGGGGAGCGGAGAAG GAGGCGCCCGCGGTCCCCCCAGGGCCCTCGTTGACCAGAAGTCGTCGGTCATTAAGCACAGTCCCACAGTCAAGAGAGAGTCCCCTTCTCCCCAGGGTCGTGCCAACAATACCAG TGAGAACCAGCAGTTCCTGAAGGAGGTGGTGCAGAGCGTGTTGGAGGGCCAAGGCGTGGGCTGGCTCAACATGAAGAAGGTGCGCCGCCTGCTGGAGAACGAGCAGCTACGCGTCTTCGTGCTGAGCAAGCTGAACCGGGCCGTCCAGTCAGAAGAAGATGTCAGGCAGGAGGTCATCCGTGATGTG GAGATTAGCAGGAAGGTGTACAAGGGCATGTTAGACATACTGAAGTGCACCGTTTCTAGTCTGGAACACTCGTACACCAATGCCGGGCTTGGAGGCATGGCCAGCGTCTTCGTTCTACTGGAAATAGCACGCACCCACTACCAAACCAAAG TAGACCCAGAGAAGCGCAAGCGGAGCCCCAGTGACTCTGCAAGCAGCCCGGGCAGCAAGGGGAGCCCATCTCCCCGCATGGAGGGCACCAAGCCCCCGGGGCTCCTTCCGGTTCCCCGTCTCCAACTGCCGCACCCCACCTCCGGGGGCAAAGGCACCCGCCACTTTGACACCCGGAGTCTGAACGAGGAGAATTTTATTGCCTCCATTG AATTGTGGAGCAGGCACCATGAAAAGGATAAGCAAAAAGCTATGGAAAAACAACAGA GAGCGGAGGGGGCTAAGAAACAGCACCCTGAGCTGACCGACATGGAGGAGAAGAAGTCCCAGATCAGTGCTGACAGTGGCCTCAGCATCACCTCCGGATCTCAG AAGAGTGACACAGAGTCTGTGACCAGCACTGAACCGCCAGTCCTTACCCGAAGCACCAGCCAGGACTCAGAGGCCAGCACAGTG ATAAGTAACAGCTCAGGGGAGACGCTGGGAGCTGACAGTGACTTGAGTAGCACCGCTGGAGAGGGCTTGGGTGGCAGGCAAGCCCCCCACCTCAACCTTTCCAGGGGAACACTGTCCGACAGCGAGATTGAGACCAACCCGGCCACCAGCTCAGTGTTT GGTAAGACCCAAAAGATGAAGTCTGGTGTGAAGGAGGCGAACGCTAAACTTGTGCCTGTCCTGGCTAAGGGGCCTCCCGCCCAGCCCTTGGAGGACATAAGCATGAGGATTTACCTGTGTGATGGCCTGCTGG GGCGCGACAAGAGCTCCATGTGGGACCAGCTGGAGGATGCTGCCATGGAAACCTTCTCTCTGA GTAAGGAGCGCTCTACACTGTGGGACCAGGTCCAGTTCTGGGAGGATGCTTACTTGGATGCTGTCATgttggagagggaggggatgggtaTGGACCAGGGACCTCAAGAGATGATTGACAG ATACTTGTCACTCGGGGACCACGACCGTAAGCGCCTGGAGGATGACGAGGACAGGCTGCTAGCTACTCTACTGCACAATATGATCGCCTACATGCTAATGGTTAAG GTGAGCAAGAATGACATCAGGAAGAAGGTGAGGCGTCTGATGGGGAAGTCCCACATCGGCCTCAGCCACAGCCAGGAGATCAATGAGTGTCTGGACAAACTGGCTAATTTG AATGGCCGCGAGCTGTCCATCAGACCTAGCGGAAGCCGTCACATCAAGAAGCAGACCTTTGTGGTGCATGCTGGGACAGACACCACGGGGGACATCTTCTTCATGGAG GTGTGTGACGACTGCATAGTCCTGCGCAGCAACATCGGCACAGTGTATGAGCGCTGGTGGTACGAGAAACTCATTAACATGACCTACTGTCCCAAGACCAAGGTGCTGTGTCTGTGGAGACGCAATGGCCAGGAAACTCAACTTAACAAGTTCTACACCAAGAAG TGTCGTGAATTGTATTACTGTGTGAAGGACAGCATGGAAAGGGCTGCTGCACGACAGCAGAGCATTAAACCAG GTCCAGAGCTGGGTGGAGAGTTCCCTGTGCAGGACATGAAGACGGGCGAGGGAGGACTGCTGCAAGTCACCCTGGAAGGCATCAACCTCAAATTCATGCACAGCCAG
- the LOC139411302 gene encoding MAP kinase-activating death domain protein-like isoform X6, producing MEKKKMCPRLLDYLVVVGARQPSTDTGSQTPQLLRRYPLEDHPDFPLSPDVVFFCQPEGCQSIRQRRVSLRDDASFVFALTDKDSGITRYGICVNFYRSFQRGGHRRDKAGSGGTAAQTAEATSEGSDGSGGCPTASTLPAPASADTTATSTPGTEPGPPGGEPNAGRSPRHKRSTAKMVNRNRDSTLTSLCMISHYPFFSTFRECLYILKRMVDCCSHRLTQRAGLPRGTQRDTMWRVFTGALLVEEKGSQLLADLREIESWVYRLLRSPVPVAGQRRVDVEVLPHEMQPSLTFALPDNSRFSMVDFPLHLPLELLGVDACLMVLSCILLEHKVVLQSRDYNALTMSVMAFVAMIYPLEYMFPVIPLLPTCMASAEQLLLAPTPYIIGVPASFFLYKSDFKMPDDIWLVDLDCNKVKAPTNAEHLPPLPEPESTELKKHLKQALASMSLNTQPILNLEKFQEGQELPLLPPGQNKASPSSTEFNPLIYGNDVDSVDVATRVAMVRFFNSPNVLQGFQMHTRTLRLFPRPVVAFQATSFLASRPRRSGFAEKLSHTQAVEYYGEWALNPTNLAFQRIHNNVYDPSLIGDKGKWYAHQLQPVFYRVYDSSSQLAEAMSGPLEDEANDSDPTDDSSDSEAGYDDSSSSYSSLGDLVNEMIKCDIQGDTPNLDPPTHAALGDASEVEFQDFQEFKGEGPLPQEKALPEGGDGPPEPPDGQALRSSSSTTASSSPSTIIQGVNNEQAEPVEMEALASAALQNPAPGLGVLPFSRPPPDAAPVGPANKKGEYDNPYFEPQYGFPAEEDPEAEDQEETYTPRFNQNLNGNKAQRLLRPSSLKLPGESDGEGDSRNSSPNSTISNNSSDGFGGLMSFASNLYKNHGTSFSLSNLSVPNKGGLREKAAGAGPFPNLKEYFNFDVEVDIEEDDSPTSSPGPDSPVFGLNSLMEIITEAGPGSGEGGARGPPRALVDQKSSVIKHSPTVKRESPSPQGRANNTSENQQFLKEVVQSVLEGQGVGWLNMKKVRRLLENEQLRVFVLSKLNRAVQSEEDVRQEVIRDVEISRKVYKGMLDILKCTVSSLEHSYTNAGLGGMASVFVLLEIARTHYQTKDPEKRKRSPSDSASSPGSKGSPSPRMEGTKPPGLLPVPRLQLPHPTSGGKGTRHFDTRSLNEENFIASIGAEGAKKQHPELTDMEEKKSQISADSGLSITSGSQKSDTESVTSTEPPVLTRSTSQDSEASTVISNSSGETLGADSDLSSTAGEGLGGRQAPHLNLSRGTLSDSEIETNPATSSVFGKTQKMKSGVKEANAKLVPVLAKGPPAQPLEDISMRIYLCDGLLGRDKSSMWDQLEDAAMETFSLSKERSTLWDQVQFWEDAYLDAVMLEREGMGMDQGPQEMIDRYLSLGDHDRKRLEDDEDRLLATLLHNMIAYMLMVKVSKNDIRKKVRRLMGKSHIGLSHSQEINECLDKLANLNGRELSIRPSGSRHIKKQTFVVHAGTDTTGDIFFMEVCDDCIVLRSNIGTVYERWWYEKLINMTYCPKTKVLCLWRRNGQETQLNKFYTKKCRELYYCVKDSMERAAARQQSIKPGPELGGEFPVQDMKTGEGGLLQVTLEGINLKFMHSQVFIELNHIKKCNTVKGVFVLEEFVPETKEVVIHKYKTPMAHQICYSVLCLFSYVAAVKGKEAEGKSKLLSPRPLPS from the exons ATGGAGAAAAAGAAAATGTGCCCCCGTCTGCTGGACTACCTGGTGGTGGTCGGAGCCAG GCAGCCCAGCACTGATACCGGGTCCCAGACCCCCCAGCTCCTTCGACGCTACCCGCTGGAGGACCACCCGGACTTCCCCCTGTCCCCGGATGTGGTCTTCTTCTGTCAGCCTGAGGGATGCCAGAGCATCCGGCAGCGCCGGGTCAGCCTGCGTGACGACGCCTCCTTCGTCTTCGCACTCACTGATAAAGACTCGGGCATCACGCGCTACGGCATCTGCGTCAACTTCTACCGCTCCTTCCAGCGTGGGGGGCACCGCCGTGACAAGGCAGGTAGTGGTGGAACGGCGGCACAGACAGCGGAAGCGACCAGCGAGGGTTCCGATGGCAGCGGTGGCTGCCCCACTGCCTCCACGTTGCCGGCACCTGCCAGTGCCGACACAACAGCCACGTCCACGCCAGGCACGGAGCCGGGACCGCCCGGTGGTGAGCCAAATGCCGGCAGGTCCCCTCGGCACAAACGCAGCACTGCCAAAATGGTCAATCGGAACCGCGACAGCACGCTGACCTCGCTGTGCATGATCAGCCACTACCCCTTCTTCTCCACCTTTAGGGAGTGCCTGTACATCCTCAAGAGAATGGTGGACTGCTGCAGCCACAGGTTGACCCAGCGCGCCGGCCTGCCACGCGGAACTCAGAG GGACACCATGTGGCGCGTGTTCACGGGGGCCCTGTTGGTTGAGGAGAAGGGCAGCCAGCTGCTGGCTGACCTGCGGGAGATCGAGTCCTGGGTCTACCGCCTCCTGCGCTCTCCGGTGCCCGTGGCGGGCCAACGGCGCGTAGATGTGGAGGTGCTGCCCCACGAGATGCAGCCGTCACTCACCTTTGCCCTGCCCGACAACTCTCGCTTCTCCATGGTGGACTTTCCCCTGCACCTGCCCCTGGAGTTGCTGGGTGTGGATGCCTGCCTCATGGTGCTCAGCTGCATCCTGCTGGAGCACAAG GTGGTCCTCCAGTCGCGGGACTACAATGCCCTGACCATGAGTGTCATGGCGTTTGTAGCCATGATCTACCCCCTGGAGTACATGTTCCCTGTCATTCCTCTACTGCCCACCTGCATGGCCTCCGCTGAACAG CTTCTCCTTGCCCCCACCCCTTACATCATAGGTGTGCCTGCCAGCTTCTTCCTCTACAAATCCGATTTCAAAATGCCCGACGACATTTGGCTCGTGGACCTGGACTGTAACAAG GTCAAAGCACCCACCAATGCAGAGCACCTACCCCCTCTTCCCGAGCCGGAATCCACAGAACTCAAGAAACACCTGAAACAG GCCCTGGCCAGCATGAGTCTCAACACCCAACCCATTCTGAACCTGGAGAAGTTCCAGGAGGGCCAGGAGTTACCCCTGCTCCCCCCCGGCCAGAACAAGGCGTCGCCCTCCTCCACCGAGTTCAACCCCCTCATCTACGGCAACGACGTGGACTCTGTGGATGTGGCCACCAG GGTTGCCATGGTGCGGTTCTTCAACTCCCCCAACGTGCTCCAGGGTTTCcagatgcacacacgcacgctgCGCCTTTTTCCCCGGCCTGTGGTGGCTTTCCAGGCCACGTCCTTCCTGGCCTCGCGGCCCCGCCGCTCAGGCTTCGCTGAGAAGCTGTCGCACACCCAGGCCGTGGAGTACTACGGCGAGTGGGCTCTCAACCCCACCAACCTGGCCTTTCAGAGGATCCACAACA ACGTGTATGACCCATCTTTGATCGGAGACAAGGGCAAGTGGTACGCCCACCAGCTGCAGCCGGTGTTCTACCGCGTGTACGACAGCAGCTCCCAGCTGGCCGAGGCCATGAGCGGACCCCTAGAGGATGAGGCTAATGACTCGGACCCCACAGAcgaca GCAGCGACAGCGAGGCTGGCTACGACGACTCCAGCTCTTCCTACTCGTCACTTGGAGACTTGGTGAACGAAATGATCAAATGTGACATCCAAGGGGACACGCCAA ACCTGGATCCCCCTACCCACGCTGCCCTGGGAGATGCCAGCGAAGTGGAGTTCCAGGACTTCCAGGAGTTCAAGGGAGAGGGTCCCCTCCCTCAAGAGAAGGCACTGCCCGAGGGGGGCGATGGACCTCCTGAACCTCCTGATGGACAAGCCCTCCGCTCGAGCTCCAGCACAACcgccagctccagccccagcacAATCATCCAGGGAGTCAACAAT GAGCAGGCAGAACCAGTGGAAATGGAGGCGTTGGCCAGTGCAGCTCTACAGAACCCTGCCCCGGGATTGGGCGTTCTGCCCTTCTCCAGACCTCCTCCAGACGCTGCCCCTGTGGGACCAGCCAATAAGAAGGGAGAGTACGACAACCCCTACTTTGAGCCTCAGTATGGCTTCCCTGCTGAGGAGGACCCTGAGGCAGAAGACCAAGAGGAGACGTACACGCCCCGGTTCAACCAGAACCTCAACGGCAACAA AGCCCAACGCCTCCTGAGGCCCAGCAGCCTAAAGCTGCCCGGAGAGTCGGACGGAGAGGGCGACTCCCGCAACAGTTCTCCAAATTCCACCATCTCCAACAACAGCAGCGATGGCTTTGGGGGCCTCATGTCCTTTGCTA GTAATCTGTACAAGAACCACGGCACCAGCTTCAGCCTCTCCAACCTGTCTGTACCCAATAAGGGGGGGCTGAGGGAGAAGGCCGCTGGGGCTGGGCCCTTCCCCAATCTCAAAG AATATTTTAATTTTGACGTAGAGGTCGACATTGAGGAAG ATGACAGCCCGACTAGTAGCCCTGGCCCAGACAGTCCGG TATTTGGACTAAATTCTCTAATGGAGATAATTACAGAGGCCGGCCCGGGGAGCGGAGAAG GAGGCGCCCGCGGTCCCCCCAGGGCCCTCGTTGACCAGAAGTCGTCGGTCATTAAGCACAGTCCCACAGTCAAGAGAGAGTCCCCTTCTCCCCAGGGTCGTGCCAACAATACCAG TGAGAACCAGCAGTTCCTGAAGGAGGTGGTGCAGAGCGTGTTGGAGGGCCAAGGCGTGGGCTGGCTCAACATGAAGAAGGTGCGCCGCCTGCTGGAGAACGAGCAGCTACGCGTCTTCGTGCTGAGCAAGCTGAACCGGGCCGTCCAGTCAGAAGAAGATGTCAGGCAGGAGGTCATCCGTGATGTG GAGATTAGCAGGAAGGTGTACAAGGGCATGTTAGACATACTGAAGTGCACCGTTTCTAGTCTGGAACACTCGTACACCAATGCCGGGCTTGGAGGCATGGCCAGCGTCTTCGTTCTACTGGAAATAGCACGCACCCACTACCAAACCAAAG ACCCAGAGAAGCGCAAGCGGAGCCCCAGTGACTCTGCAAGCAGCCCGGGCAGCAAGGGGAGCCCATCTCCCCGCATGGAGGGCACCAAGCCCCCGGGGCTCCTTCCGGTTCCCCGTCTCCAACTGCCGCACCCCACCTCCGGGGGCAAAGGCACCCGCCACTTTGACACCCGGAGTCTGAACGAGGAGAATTTTATTGCCTCCATTG GAGCGGAGGGGGCTAAGAAACAGCACCCTGAGCTGACCGACATGGAGGAGAAGAAGTCCCAGATCAGTGCTGACAGTGGCCTCAGCATCACCTCCGGATCTCAG AAGAGTGACACAGAGTCTGTGACCAGCACTGAACCGCCAGTCCTTACCCGAAGCACCAGCCAGGACTCAGAGGCCAGCACAGTG ATAAGTAACAGCTCAGGGGAGACGCTGGGAGCTGACAGTGACTTGAGTAGCACCGCTGGAGAGGGCTTGGGTGGCAGGCAAGCCCCCCACCTCAACCTTTCCAGGGGAACACTGTCCGACAGCGAGATTGAGACCAACCCGGCCACCAGCTCAGTGTTT GGTAAGACCCAAAAGATGAAGTCTGGTGTGAAGGAGGCGAACGCTAAACTTGTGCCTGTCCTGGCTAAGGGGCCTCCCGCCCAGCCCTTGGAGGACATAAGCATGAGGATTTACCTGTGTGATGGCCTGCTGG GGCGCGACAAGAGCTCCATGTGGGACCAGCTGGAGGATGCTGCCATGGAAACCTTCTCTCTGA GTAAGGAGCGCTCTACACTGTGGGACCAGGTCCAGTTCTGGGAGGATGCTTACTTGGATGCTGTCATgttggagagggaggggatgggtaTGGACCAGGGACCTCAAGAGATGATTGACAG ATACTTGTCACTCGGGGACCACGACCGTAAGCGCCTGGAGGATGACGAGGACAGGCTGCTAGCTACTCTACTGCACAATATGATCGCCTACATGCTAATGGTTAAG GTGAGCAAGAATGACATCAGGAAGAAGGTGAGGCGTCTGATGGGGAAGTCCCACATCGGCCTCAGCCACAGCCAGGAGATCAATGAGTGTCTGGACAAACTGGCTAATTTG AATGGCCGCGAGCTGTCCATCAGACCTAGCGGAAGCCGTCACATCAAGAAGCAGACCTTTGTGGTGCATGCTGGGACAGACACCACGGGGGACATCTTCTTCATGGAG GTGTGTGACGACTGCATAGTCCTGCGCAGCAACATCGGCACAGTGTATGAGCGCTGGTGGTACGAGAAACTCATTAACATGACCTACTGTCCCAAGACCAAGGTGCTGTGTCTGTGGAGACGCAATGGCCAGGAAACTCAACTTAACAAGTTCTACACCAAGAAG TGTCGTGAATTGTATTACTGTGTGAAGGACAGCATGGAAAGGGCTGCTGCACGACAGCAGAGCATTAAACCAG GTCCAGAGCTGGGTGGAGAGTTCCCTGTGCAGGACATGAAGACGGGCGAGGGAGGACTGCTGCAAGTCACCCTGGAAGGCATCAACCTCAAATTCATGCACAGCCAG